A genome region from Microbacterium sp. CGR2 includes the following:
- a CDS encoding sugar-binding transcriptional regulator, which translates to MEDDLLMVRVAELYYDEDKTQDEIGGLLKISRWKVGRLLTQARERGIVRIEIVHPRARRLGLERLLVERFDLADAVVVPSPEGDEGTLERVAHAAADFLAALRPAPRTLGVSWGRTLRAVAEALPDGWANGVTVVQLNGGVSLNRRSGGAAGLAVTIAQRASGHVSLLPSPAILERVETKQAIEADRTVAAVLEEAAEAQAFLFTAGPCDASSAHVENGYLSRDDVEELARRGAVGDVLGRYVDAEGNIVDSQLDARTVGVSLDRLRGAKRAIFVTAGPAKHDIARTVVTSGLCGVLVTDETTARVLLEEQ; encoded by the coding sequence GTGGAAGACGATCTGCTGATGGTCCGCGTTGCTGAGCTGTACTACGACGAGGACAAGACCCAGGACGAGATCGGCGGACTCCTCAAGATCTCCCGCTGGAAGGTCGGCCGACTGCTGACGCAGGCGCGCGAGCGCGGCATCGTCCGCATCGAGATCGTGCACCCGCGAGCACGTCGCCTCGGCCTGGAAAGACTGCTGGTCGAGCGATTCGACTTGGCGGACGCCGTCGTCGTGCCGTCGCCTGAGGGCGACGAGGGGACCCTCGAACGCGTGGCGCACGCCGCGGCCGACTTCCTCGCCGCTCTGCGCCCCGCACCGCGCACCCTCGGAGTGAGCTGGGGTCGGACGCTGCGCGCCGTCGCCGAAGCCCTCCCGGACGGGTGGGCCAACGGCGTCACCGTGGTGCAGCTCAACGGCGGCGTGAGCCTCAACCGTCGCTCTGGTGGTGCCGCGGGTCTCGCGGTGACGATCGCGCAGCGGGCATCCGGCCACGTGTCGCTGCTGCCCAGCCCGGCGATCCTGGAGCGAGTCGAGACGAAGCAGGCGATCGAGGCGGACCGCACCGTCGCGGCCGTGCTCGAGGAGGCCGCGGAGGCCCAGGCCTTCCTGTTCACCGCGGGCCCCTGTGACGCCTCCTCCGCTCATGTCGAGAACGGCTACCTGAGCCGGGATGATGTCGAAGAGCTCGCCCGCCGCGGCGCGGTGGGCGACGTCCTGGGGCGCTACGTCGACGCGGAGGGGAACATCGTCGATTCCCAGCTCGACGCGCGCACCGTGGGAGTCTCGCTGGATCGGCTGCGCGGAGCCAAGCGCGCCATCTTCGTGACCGCGGGCCCCGCCAAGCACGACATCGCGCGTACAGTCGTGACCAGTGGCCTGTGCGGCGTTCTGGTGACCGATGAGACCACAGCACGAGTACTGTTGGAGGAACAATGA
- a CDS encoding ATP-dependent Clp protease proteolytic subunit → MYTPTFQSAGNLPSSRYVLPQFEERTAYGFKRQDPYNKLFEDRVIFLGVQVDDASADDVMAQLLVLESQDAERDITMYINSPGGSFTAMTAIYDTMQYVAPQIQTVVLGQAASAAAVLLAAGAPGKRLALPNARVLIHQPAMGEAGQGQASDIEIQAAEILRMRTWLEETMAAHTGKPVEQVNRDIDRDNILSAAQALEYGIVDQVLSTRKRA, encoded by the coding sequence ATGTACACCCCCACTTTCCAATCCGCAGGAAACCTTCCGTCCAGCCGCTACGTGCTCCCGCAGTTCGAAGAGCGCACCGCGTACGGCTTCAAGCGTCAGGACCCGTACAACAAGCTGTTCGAAGATCGAGTGATCTTCCTCGGCGTGCAGGTCGACGACGCGTCTGCTGACGACGTGATGGCACAGCTGCTCGTTCTGGAGAGCCAGGACGCCGAGCGCGACATCACGATGTACATCAACTCGCCCGGTGGCTCGTTCACCGCGATGACGGCGATCTACGACACGATGCAGTACGTCGCGCCGCAGATTCAGACCGTCGTCCTGGGCCAGGCAGCATCCGCAGCCGCCGTGCTGCTCGCTGCCGGCGCACCCGGAAAGCGGCTCGCGCTGCCGAACGCGCGTGTGCTGATCCACCAGCCCGCGATGGGTGAAGCCGGACAGGGCCAGGCATCGGACATCGAGATCCAGGCGGCGGAGATCCTCCGTATGCGCACCTGGCTCGAGGAGACGATGGCCGCGCACACGGGGAAGCCCGTCGAGCAGGTGAACCGCGACATCGACCGCGACAACATCCTCTCTGCCGCGCAGGCGCTGGAGTACGGCATCGTCGACCAGGTGCTGAGCACGCGCAAGCGCGCATAG
- the deoC gene encoding deoxyribose-phosphate aldolase, whose amino-acid sequence MTTKELSRRTAVDVLGGEPDDATLRRFLHGLPGVDAVGLEQRAAGLGTRSIKTTSKAWALDTIIKLIDLTTLEGADTPGKVRSLVAKAKNPDAADASTPRVAAVCVYGDMVGDAVTALGGLHGDPDDGLISVAAVATAFPSGRSSLAIKLADTAEAVAAGADEIDMVIDRGAFLSGRYGLVFDQIAQVKEACRRDDGTSASLKVILETGELNTYDNIKRASWLGILAGGDFIKTSTGKVQPAATLPTTLLMLETVRDWYRGTGERIGVKPAGGIRSSKDAVKYLVTVAETVGEEWLQPHLFRFGASSLLNDVLLQRQKLSTGHYSGPDYVTID is encoded by the coding sequence ATGACGACCAAAGAACTCAGCCGCAGAACGGCGGTGGACGTGCTCGGCGGTGAGCCGGATGACGCGACACTCCGTCGCTTCCTGCACGGACTCCCGGGAGTGGATGCGGTGGGGCTCGAGCAGCGCGCGGCCGGACTCGGCACGCGCTCGATCAAGACCACGTCGAAGGCATGGGCGCTCGACACCATCATCAAGCTGATCGACCTCACCACGCTCGAAGGTGCCGACACCCCGGGCAAGGTGCGCTCTCTGGTCGCAAAAGCCAAGAACCCGGATGCCGCCGACGCGTCGACGCCCCGCGTGGCCGCCGTCTGCGTCTACGGCGACATGGTGGGCGATGCGGTGACCGCGCTCGGTGGACTGCACGGAGATCCCGACGACGGGCTGATCTCGGTCGCCGCCGTGGCCACCGCGTTCCCGAGCGGCCGGTCTTCTCTCGCGATCAAGCTCGCGGACACGGCCGAGGCGGTCGCAGCCGGCGCGGATGAGATCGATATGGTCATCGACCGCGGTGCGTTCCTGTCCGGCCGCTACGGACTCGTCTTCGACCAGATCGCCCAGGTGAAGGAGGCCTGCCGTCGTGACGACGGCACCTCCGCATCGCTGAAGGTGATTCTCGAGACCGGTGAACTGAACACCTACGACAACATCAAGCGGGCCTCGTGGCTCGGCATCCTCGCGGGAGGCGACTTCATCAAGACGTCGACCGGCAAGGTACAGCCGGCCGCCACGCTGCCGACGACGCTCCTCATGCTCGAGACAGTACGCGACTGGTACCGGGGCACGGGCGAGCGCATCGGCGTGAAGCCTGCAGGCGGCATCCGCTCGTCGAAAGACGCGGTCAAGTACCTCGTCACCGTTGCGGAGACCGTGGGGGAGGAGTGGCTGCAGCCGCACCTGTTCCGCTTCGGCGCATCAAGCCTTCTCAACGATGTGCTCCTGCAGCGCCAGAAGCTCAGCACCGGCCACTACTCCGGCCCCGACTACGTCACCATCGACTGA
- a CDS encoding tetratricopeptide repeat protein, translating into MKSWDERIDDVWAAASGEEVGDETIARIDELAAERGADDARAEFERAGARDSAGRPAEAVALYRRALALGLDEDHRAQCVIQLASSLRILGEFEEALDVIRAEEEISAEGPYRDAVAAVHALTLASAGRPAQGLSVALLALVPHLPRYHRSMTAYAHEIAGADT; encoded by the coding sequence GTGAAGAGCTGGGACGAACGGATCGACGACGTGTGGGCGGCCGCATCCGGCGAAGAGGTGGGTGACGAGACGATCGCCCGCATCGACGAACTGGCTGCCGAGCGTGGCGCGGATGACGCGCGAGCGGAGTTCGAGCGTGCGGGGGCGAGGGATTCGGCGGGTCGACCGGCCGAAGCGGTCGCTCTGTACCGACGCGCCCTCGCACTCGGATTGGACGAGGATCATCGTGCGCAGTGCGTCATCCAGCTGGCGAGCTCGCTTCGCATCCTCGGCGAGTTCGAGGAAGCGCTCGACGTCATCCGCGCCGAGGAGGAGATTTCGGCCGAGGGCCCCTATCGCGACGCGGTCGCTGCCGTGCATGCCCTCACTCTCGCGAGCGCCGGCCGACCGGCGCAGGGGCTGTCCGTCGCTTTGCTCGCGCTGGTGCCGCACCTGCCGCGCTACCACCGGTCCATGACCGCCTACGCCCACGAGATCGCGGGCGCCGACACCTGA
- a CDS encoding aldehyde dehydrogenase family protein has translation MSFLEYAPAPESKSVLNLKDSYGLFINGEFVDGSGASFHTISPADETRIAEIATANDDDIDRAVAAARRAYEKTWSRMSGRDRGKYLFRIARLVQERARELAVAESLDNGKPIKESRDVDVPLVASWFFYYAGWADKLDHAGLGANPRALGVAAQVIPWNFPLLMLAWKVAPALAAGNTVVLKPAETTPLTALIFAEILQQADLPAGVVNIVTGAGATGAALVRHPDVDKVAFTGSTGVGRDIAKAVAGTPKKLTLELGGKAANIVFDDAPIDQAVEGIVNGIFFNQGHVCCAGSRLLVQESIHDEVIDRLKSRLSTLRLGDPLDKNTDIGAINSAAQLARIRELSDIGEAEGAERWTADCAIPDKGFWFAPTIFTGVEASHRIARDEVFGPVLSVLTFRTPAEAIAKANNTPYGLSAGIWSDKGSRILAVADRLRAGVIWANTFNRFDPSSPFGGYKESGYGREGGRQGLTAYLKGAAA, from the coding sequence ATGTCATTTCTGGAATACGCTCCGGCACCGGAGTCGAAGTCGGTCCTGAACCTCAAAGACAGCTACGGCCTGTTCATCAACGGCGAGTTCGTCGACGGTTCTGGTGCGAGCTTCCACACCATCTCACCCGCCGACGAGACGCGCATCGCCGAGATCGCCACCGCGAACGACGATGACATCGATCGAGCGGTCGCCGCGGCTCGCCGCGCCTACGAGAAGACCTGGTCGCGGATGAGTGGACGCGACCGCGGCAAATACCTCTTCCGCATCGCCCGGCTCGTGCAGGAACGTGCCCGCGAGCTGGCGGTCGCCGAGAGCCTCGACAACGGCAAGCCGATCAAGGAGAGCCGTGATGTCGACGTCCCCCTGGTTGCTTCCTGGTTCTTCTACTACGCGGGCTGGGCGGACAAGCTCGACCATGCGGGGCTGGGCGCCAACCCCCGTGCGCTCGGCGTCGCCGCACAGGTGATCCCGTGGAACTTCCCCCTGCTGATGCTGGCGTGGAAGGTCGCTCCGGCGCTGGCCGCGGGTAACACCGTCGTCCTCAAGCCGGCGGAGACCACACCGCTCACCGCGCTCATCTTCGCGGAGATCCTGCAGCAGGCCGATCTTCCGGCGGGTGTCGTCAACATCGTGACGGGCGCCGGTGCGACCGGCGCCGCCCTGGTGCGCCACCCCGACGTCGACAAGGTCGCCTTCACGGGATCCACCGGTGTCGGGCGCGACATCGCCAAGGCTGTCGCCGGCACGCCCAAGAAGCTCACTCTGGAACTGGGCGGCAAGGCAGCCAACATCGTGTTCGACGATGCACCCATCGACCAGGCGGTCGAGGGGATCGTCAACGGCATCTTCTTCAACCAGGGTCACGTCTGCTGTGCAGGCAGCCGACTGCTGGTTCAGGAATCGATACACGACGAGGTCATCGATCGGCTCAAGAGTCGTCTGTCGACCTTGCGCCTCGGCGACCCGCTCGACAAGAACACCGACATCGGCGCGATCAACTCGGCCGCTCAGCTCGCCCGCATCCGCGAACTCAGTGACATCGGAGAGGCAGAGGGCGCTGAGAGGTGGACCGCGGACTGCGCCATCCCGGACAAGGGGTTCTGGTTCGCGCCGACGATCTTCACCGGCGTCGAAGCATCGCATCGCATCGCCCGCGACGAGGTCTTCGGACCGGTGCTCTCGGTGCTCACCTTCCGCACCCCGGCCGAGGCGATCGCCAAGGCGAACAACACGCCCTACGGACTCTCCGCGGGAATCTGGTCCGACAAGGGATCGCGCATCCTCGCCGTCGCCGATCGACTCCGCGCCGGAGTCATCTGGGCGAACACCTTCAACCGCTTCGACCCGTCGAGTCCCTTCGGCGGCTACAAGGAGTCCGGGTACGGCCGCGAAGGCGGACGTCAGGGACTCACCGCCTACCTCAAGGGAGCCGCAGCATGA
- a CDS encoding ATP-dependent Clp protease proteolytic subunit, whose amino-acid sequence MAAEPLVATSVFDRLLKDRIIWLGSEVRDQNANEICAKILLLAAEDSEKDIYLYINSPGGSITAGMAIYDTMQFVPNDIVTVGIGMAASMGQLLLTSGTKGKRYITPNARVLLHQPHGGFGGTSSDIQTQAQLILSMKKRLAEITAGQTGKSVEQINADGDRDRWFTADEALEYGFVDHIREHASDVTGGGGTADAAE is encoded by the coding sequence ATGGCTGCAGAACCACTTGTCGCGACCAGCGTCTTCGACAGGCTGCTGAAGGACCGCATCATCTGGCTGGGTTCAGAGGTGCGCGACCAGAACGCCAACGAGATCTGCGCGAAGATCCTTCTTCTCGCCGCGGAGGACTCGGAAAAAGACATCTACCTCTACATCAACTCTCCCGGTGGCTCGATCACCGCGGGTATGGCGATCTACGACACGATGCAGTTCGTGCCGAACGACATCGTCACCGTCGGCATCGGCATGGCGGCATCCATGGGACAGCTGCTGCTCACCAGCGGCACCAAGGGCAAGCGGTACATCACGCCGAACGCGCGGGTTCTGCTGCACCAGCCGCACGGCGGCTTCGGCGGAACCTCGAGTGACATCCAGACGCAGGCGCAGCTCATCCTCTCGATGAAGAAGCGTCTCGCCGAGATCACTGCGGGCCAGACCGGCAAGTCGGTCGAGCAGATCAACGCCGATGGTGACCGCGACCGCTGGTTCACCGCGGACGAGGCCCTCGAGTACGGCTTCGTCGACCACATCCGCGAGCACGCCAGCGACGTCACCGGCGGCGGCGGCACTGCGGACGCCGCAGAGTAA
- the tig gene encoding trigger factor → MANSTVEKLTPTRVKLSITVTPDDLKPSIAHAYEHIAQDVQIPGFRKGKVPAPIIDQRIGRGAVIEHAVNEGLDKFFREASAEHKLRVVGRPAADITQWPNEKDFSGDLLVDVEVDVRPDIEIPSYDGITVTVDAVEIDEAALDTELDNMRARFGTLIPVDRPAAKGDFVELDLVATIDGAEIDRAEGVSYEIGSGELLEGIDDAIESLTAGEDTTFRSALVGGDHAGSEAEVSVTVKAVKERELPDADDDFAQIASEFDTIAELRESLAERVAQQGVFTQGSAARDKLVETLLEQIEIPVPPQLIEDEVHNHLEGEGRLEDDVHRAEVTEASEKQFRTQVLLDTIAEQADVQVSQEELSQYLIQSASQYGMAPQEFVEALQSSNQLPALVGEVARNKALAIALGKVKVVDTNGKSVDLSDFVVTDDAAEEAPEAEAEEKPKKKAAAKKPAAKKAPAKKADADDAEADADAEKPAAKKPAAKKAPAKKAADKAE, encoded by the coding sequence ATGGCGAACAGCACCGTCGAGAAGCTGACCCCGACCCGGGTCAAGCTGAGCATCACGGTCACACCGGACGACCTCAAGCCGAGCATCGCTCACGCCTACGAGCACATCGCTCAGGACGTCCAGATCCCCGGCTTCCGCAAGGGCAAGGTTCCGGCTCCCATCATCGACCAGCGCATCGGTCGCGGCGCGGTCATCGAGCACGCTGTGAACGAGGGCCTGGACAAGTTCTTCCGCGAGGCGAGCGCCGAGCACAAGCTCCGCGTGGTCGGCCGCCCCGCCGCCGACATCACGCAGTGGCCGAACGAGAAGGACTTCTCCGGAGACCTGCTCGTCGACGTCGAGGTGGACGTCCGCCCCGACATCGAGATCCCCTCCTACGACGGCATCACGGTGACGGTCGACGCCGTCGAGATCGACGAGGCCGCGCTCGACACCGAGCTCGACAACATGCGGGCGCGCTTCGGCACGCTCATCCCGGTCGACCGGCCGGCCGCGAAGGGTGACTTCGTCGAACTCGACCTCGTCGCCACGATCGACGGGGCAGAGATCGACCGCGCCGAGGGCGTGTCGTACGAGATCGGTTCCGGCGAGCTGCTCGAAGGCATCGACGACGCGATCGAGTCGCTCACCGCCGGTGAGGACACCACCTTCCGCTCCGCGCTGGTCGGCGGCGACCACGCCGGTTCCGAGGCCGAGGTTTCGGTGACGGTCAAGGCGGTCAAGGAGCGCGAGCTCCCCGACGCCGATGATGATTTCGCTCAGATCGCGAGCGAGTTCGACACGATCGCCGAACTGCGTGAGAGTCTCGCCGAGCGTGTCGCTCAGCAGGGCGTGTTCACCCAGGGTTCCGCGGCGCGCGACAAGCTCGTCGAGACACTGCTCGAGCAGATCGAGATCCCGGTTCCGCCCCAGCTCATCGAAGACGAGGTGCACAACCACCTCGAGGGTGAAGGGCGCCTCGAAGACGACGTGCACCGTGCGGAGGTCACTGAGGCGAGCGAGAAGCAGTTCCGTACGCAGGTGCTCCTCGACACGATCGCGGAGCAGGCCGACGTGCAGGTCTCGCAGGAGGAACTGAGCCAGTACCTGATCCAGTCCGCCTCGCAGTACGGCATGGCGCCGCAGGAGTTCGTCGAGGCGCTGCAGTCCTCGAACCAGCTGCCCGCACTCGTCGGCGAGGTCGCCCGCAACAAGGCGCTCGCGATCGCTCTGGGCAAGGTGAAGGTCGTCGACACCAACGGCAAGTCGGTCGACCTGTCCGACTTCGTGGTCACCGACGACGCGGCCGAGGAGGCCCCTGAGGCCGAGGCCGAGGAGAAGCCCAAGAAGAAGGCCGCTGCCAAGAAGCCTGCGGCCAAGAAGGCGCCGGCGAAGAAGGCAGACGCGGACGACGCCGAGGCTGACGCCGACGCCGAGAAGCCGGCTGCGAAGAAGCCTGCTGCCAAGAAGGCGCCCGCGAAGAAGGCCGCTGACAAGGCCGAGTGA